The Williamsoniiplasma somnilux genome includes a window with the following:
- a CDS encoding helix-turn-helix domain-containing protein has translation MLTNERNVQILYLLLNIQKVNVLDLSKYLSVSEKTILRSVETLNNKLKKFSCQIMFEKNDVFFKGNSKDIFKKFYSFEENDIFTTYERQIYILNLFLNKDSEEKITLNNIALNIDFPITTIKKDISSLNLRLNQKGEELISSKNDGLILKQMNESQIIDLYLNLILNQIITRQGKTIIKNMSIEPIFNPYIYRNLVANWNIDLFNKIFNSLIIVKTQKNLNNSDYEIIYLSLYITFWLNHSRNLKLITILKKSESINLDEIMDQIYIKDNKKILLSNFYENFDNDNNLVNRIVSELTLKINALFMDEVFLNDEAILNIKNHLSRNIKNNSFQVHDKFINDFHVQGIANYIKDFNEIWLVTKEVLDKFLKQENVNDILTYEVFLYIMVWFDAMIYDYKLTIKTVCIGGMGQSAMMSHHIKTIYKNALIEPKPYAMLTKEDYINSDLIISALEIDHKNYDNILNLPFMSVINNKELIHKKLSKIIYKKILVNK, from the coding sequence ATTATTAAATATCCAAAAGGTTAATGTATTAGATCTTTCAAAATATTTAAGTGTAAGTGAAAAAACCATATTAAGATCAGTTGAAACGCTTAACAATAAGTTAAAAAAATTTAGTTGTCAAATAATGTTTGAAAAAAATGATGTTTTTTTTAAGGGTAATTCTAAAGATATTTTTAAAAAATTTTATAGTTTTGAAGAAAATGATATTTTTACAACTTATGAACGACAAATTTATATTTTAAATTTGTTTCTTAATAAAGATTCAGAAGAAAAAATAACTTTAAATAACATAGCTTTAAATATCGATTTCCCTATTACAACAATTAAAAAAGATATTAGTTCTTTAAATTTACGTTTAAATCAAAAAGGAGAAGAATTAATTTCTTCTAAAAATGATGGTTTAATTCTTAAACAAATGAATGAAAGTCAAATTATTGATCTTTATTTAAATTTAATTTTGAATCAAATTATCACAAGACAAGGTAAAACAATTATTAAAAATATGTCAATTGAACCAATTTTTAATCCTTATATTTATCGTAATTTAGTTGCTAATTGAAATATCGATTTGTTTAATAAAATCTTTAATTCTTTAATTATTGTAAAAACGCAAAAGAATCTTAATAATTCAGATTATGAAATTATTTATCTAAGTCTTTATATAACTTTTTGATTAAATCATTCAAGAAATTTAAAATTAATAACCATTTTAAAAAAAAGCGAATCAATAAATTTGGATGAAATAATGGATCAAATTTACATAAAAGATAATAAAAAAATTCTTTTAAGTAATTTTTATGAAAATTTTGATAATGACAATAATTTAGTTAATCGCATTGTATCTGAGTTAACTTTAAAGATAAATGCGTTATTTATGGATGAAGTATTTTTAAATGATGAAGCTATTTTAAATATTAAAAATCATTTATCTAGAAATATTAAAAATAATTCTTTTCAAGTTCATGATAAATTTATTAATGATTTTCATGTTCAGGGTATTGCTAATTACATAAAAGATTTTAACGAAATTTGGCTTGTAACTAAGGAAGTTCTTGATAAATTTTTAAAACAAGAAAATGTTAATGACATTTTAACTTATGAAGTCTTTTTATATATTATGGTTTGATTTGATGCCATGATTTATGATTATAAATTAACTATAAAAACAGTTTGCATTGGTGGCATGGGACAAAGTGCAATGATGTCACATCATATTAAAACAATTTATAAAAATGCGCTAATTGAACCAAAACCATATGCAATGTTAACTAAAGAAGATTATATAAACTCTGATTTGATTATTTCGGCCTTAGAAATTGATCATAAAAACTATGATAACATTCTGAATTTGCCGTTTATGTCAGTCATAAATAATAAAGAATTAATTCACAAAAAATTATCAAAAATTATTTATAAAAAAATATTAGTCAATAAATAA
- a CDS encoding PTS sugar transporter subunit IIA, with protein sequence MKKVLELENIKVNLNSVSKEEAIRFAGEHLLNLGYVQKEYIDSMLRRENNLTTYIGNHVAIPHGDTGSASLVKTTGIVFHHYKKGVDFGKEKAHFIIGIASKDNYHLEILANIAEIFSDADLVKSFLKKEVTVEKVFKLLQGE encoded by the coding sequence ATGAAAAAAGTACTAGAATTAGAAAATATTAAAGTTAATCTAAATAGTGTTTCAAAAGAAGAAGCAATTCGGTTTGCTGGAGAACATTTATTAAATTTAGGTTATGTGCAAAAAGAATACATTGATTCAATGTTAAGAAGAGAAAATAATTTAACAACTTATATAGGAAATCACGTAGCAATTCCTCATGGTGATACTGGTTCTGCTAGTTTAGTTAAAACTACGGGAATAGTTTTTCACCATTATAAAAAAGGTGTTGATTTTGGTAAAGAAAAAGCTCACTTTATAATTGGAATTGCCTCTAAAGATAATTATCATTTAGAAATTTTAGCAAATATTGCAGAAATTTTTAGTGATGCTGATTTAGTTAAAAGTTTTCTAAAAAAGGAAGTAACAGTAGAAAAAGTCTTTAAATTGTTACAAGGTGAATAG